The proteins below are encoded in one region of Apium graveolens cultivar Ventura chromosome 4, ASM990537v1, whole genome shotgun sequence:
- the LOC141721332 gene encoding uncharacterized protein LOC141721332 yields MGDQGSTKSLLNKSKAFSRSVSHASDELHSFRTWLKWMFVDQSSPWTTFFSWFMYILFTIIVPCLSYFGLACSDCDSRHSRPFDKIVQLSLSAISTLSFLCLSRFVSRYGLRRFLFFDRLCDESETVRKGYTEQLNRSLKILFIFVLPCFAAESAYKIWWYSSGGTQIPFLGNVIVSDIVACVLELMSWLYRIVVFFLVCVLFRLICYLQILRLHDFAQIFHIDSDVETVLREHLRIRRHLRIISHRYRAFILFALFGITASQFASLLMTTRSSADLEIFKSGELALCSMSLLAGLLIILRSATRITHKAQAVTSLAAKWHVCATIDSFDSVESDATPLAQVGQYPSFPGVTSNDTLSDMEDVGDEEDELDNTKLLPAYAYSTISFQKRQALVTYFENNRAGITVFGWMLDRTTLHTIFGFELSLVLWLLGKTVGIS; encoded by the exons ATGGGAGATCAAGGATCAACAAAGAGCCTTCTGAACAAATCAAAAGCATTTTCACGTAGCGTATCACACGCTTCCGATGAATTACATAGTTTTCGAACCTGGCTTAAATGGATGTTCGTTGATCAATCCTCTCCCTGGACTACTTTCTTTTCCTGGTTCATGTACATCCTCTTCACAATCATTGTCCCCTGTTTGTCTTATTTCGGTCTCGCTTGTTCTGATTGCGACTCCAGACATTCAAGGCCTTTTGATAAAATTGTCCAGCTGTCTCTCTCCGCTATTTCCACTCTCTCCTTTCTTTGTCTCTCTCGATTCGTTAGTCGTTATGGCCTTCGCAGGTTTTTATTCTTCGacagactttgtgatgagagcgAGACCGTTAGGAAAGGCTACACCGAACAGCTTAAT AGATCATTGAAGATTCTTTTCATATTTGTATTACCTTGTTTTGCTGCGGAGAGTGCTTATAAGATCTGGTGGTACAGCTCAGGAGGAACACAAATACCTTTTTTAGGAAATGTTATTGTTAGTGATATTGTGGCATGTGTTCTTGAGCTGATGTCGTGGCTCTATCGAATTGTTGTGTTTTTCTTAGTTTGTGTTCTGTTCCGGCTTATTTGCTACCTTCAGATTCTTAGGCTACATGACTTTGCTCAGATTTTCCATATCGACTCTGATGTGGAGACTGTGTTGCGTGAGCACTTGAGAATTCGAAGACATTTGCGGATTATTAGCCATAGGTACCGGGCGTTTATATTGTTTGCCCTCTTTGGCATTACAGCTAGTCAGTTTGCCTCTCTTCTCATGACCACACGCTCATCGGCGGATCTTGAGATCTTTAAGTCTGGTGAACTTGCG CTGTGCTCTATGAGCCTTCTTGCCGGGTTATTGATAATACTGAGGAGCGCAACAAGAATAACACACAAAGCTCAAGCAGTAACGAGCCTCGCAGCCAAGTGGCATGTGTGTGCCACCATTGACTCATTCGATTCAGTAGAATCTGATGCAACTCCACTTGCACAAGTTGGACAATACCCATCATTCCCCGGTGTGACATCCAATGATACTTTGTCAGATATGGAAGATGTTggagatgaagaagatgagttgGATAATACTAAACTTCTCCCTGCTTATGCCTATAGCACCATATCTTTCCAAAAAAGACAAGCGTTAG TGACATACTTTGAGAACAACAGAGCTGGTATAACAGTGTTTGGTTGGATGCTGGATAGGACGACTCTTCATACCATATTTGGTTTTGAGTTGTCGTTGGTTTTATGGTTGCTTGGGAAGACTGTTGGTATTTCTTGA